A single Hypanus sabinus isolate sHypSab1 chromosome 24, sHypSab1.hap1, whole genome shotgun sequence DNA region contains:
- the LOC132380656 gene encoding RLA class II histocompatibility antigen, DP alpha-1 chain-like isoform X2 translates to MDLVGFLMALLLPMATGEEIVFRSVSERLYYSHTPSSETNGHIFDMNTSPFLFYDYQYQMFFINGAETDGIKELGQDEVNHFKERASGIQAWEQGIIKEMMKFSNGSSVLKKKPTIHIYTEDDYAPGSSNTLYCYAENFYPNEIELSFLINGQPFTGPVRSSPLVVESDWTFNVYKYIDIEPKDGDTFSCRAAHLSLDGGLTVSLDLLPPVATSGIIVCAVGVIVGIIGLLVTLYLSRAMHKREVSEHCLLNLGV, encoded by the exons ATGGACCTCGTCGGCTTCTTAATGGCCCTGTTATTGCCCATGGCAACGGGagaggagattg TGTTTAGAAGTGTCTCTGAAAGGCTGTATTACAGCCACACTCCGAGTTCCGAAACCAACGGCCACATCTTCGACATGAACACCTCCCCCTTTCTCTTCTACGATTACCAGTACCAGATGTTCTTCATCAATGGAGCCGAGACAGACGGGATAAAGGAACTTGGCCAAGACGAGGTGAACCACTTCAAGGAGAGGGCAAGCGGGATCCAGGCCTGGGAGCAGGGCATCATCAAAGAAATGATGAAGTTCTCCAACGGTTCGAGTGTCCTGAAAA AgaaacccaccatccacatctaCACGGAAGACGACTATGCTCCGGGGAGCTCGAACACCCTGTACTGTTACGCTGAGAACTTCTACCCTAACGAGATCGAGCTCAGCTTCCTCATCAACGGGCAGCCATTCACCGGGCCTGTCCGATCGTCCCCACTGGTGGTGGAGTCAGACTGGACCTTCAACGTCTACAAGTACATTGACATCGAGCCAAAGGACGGGGACACATTCAGCTGTCGGGCAGCACACCTCAGCCTTGATGGAGGGCTGACCGTCTCACTAG ACCTGCTTCCTCCCGTGGCCACATCCGGGATTATTGTCTGTGCAGTCGGAGTCATAGTGGGAATTATCGGGCTGCTGGTAACACTGTACCTGAGCAGGGCGATGCACAAAAG GGAAGTTTCTGAACACTGtctcctgaacctgggggtgtga
- the LOC132380656 gene encoding RLA class II histocompatibility antigen, DP alpha-1 chain-like isoform X1: MDLVGFLMALLLPMATGEEIVFRSVSERLYYSHTPSSETNGHIFDMNTSPFLFYDYQYQMFFINGAETDGIKELGQDEVNHFKERASGIQAWEQGIIKEMMKFSNGSSVLKKKPTIHIYTEDDYAPGSSNTLYCYAENFYPNEIELSFLINGQPFTGPVRSSPLVVESDWTFNVYKYIDIEPKDGDTFSCRAAHLSLDGGLTVSLDLLPPVATSGIIVCAVGVIVGIIGLLVTLYLSRAMHKRRGGDCSGRSSNK, from the exons ATGGACCTCGTCGGCTTCTTAATGGCCCTGTTATTGCCCATGGCAACGGGagaggagattg TGTTTAGAAGTGTCTCTGAAAGGCTGTATTACAGCCACACTCCGAGTTCCGAAACCAACGGCCACATCTTCGACATGAACACCTCCCCCTTTCTCTTCTACGATTACCAGTACCAGATGTTCTTCATCAATGGAGCCGAGACAGACGGGATAAAGGAACTTGGCCAAGACGAGGTGAACCACTTCAAGGAGAGGGCAAGCGGGATCCAGGCCTGGGAGCAGGGCATCATCAAAGAAATGATGAAGTTCTCCAACGGTTCGAGTGTCCTGAAAA AgaaacccaccatccacatctaCACGGAAGACGACTATGCTCCGGGGAGCTCGAACACCCTGTACTGTTACGCTGAGAACTTCTACCCTAACGAGATCGAGCTCAGCTTCCTCATCAACGGGCAGCCATTCACCGGGCCTGTCCGATCGTCCCCACTGGTGGTGGAGTCAGACTGGACCTTCAACGTCTACAAGTACATTGACATCGAGCCAAAGGACGGGGACACATTCAGCTGTCGGGCAGCACACCTCAGCCTTGATGGAGGGCTGACCGTCTCACTAG ACCTGCTTCCTCCCGTGGCCACATCCGGGATTATTGTCTGTGCAGTCGGAGTCATAGTGGGAATTATCGGGCTGCTGGTAACACTGTACCTGAGCAGGGCGATGCACAAAAG GCGGGGAGGAGATTGCTCGGGGAGATCCTCCAATAAATAA